The following coding sequences lie in one Kribbella sp. NBC_00709 genomic window:
- a CDS encoding arylamine N-acetyltransferase family protein: MWNIESLDLDAYLARIGHARVAPSADALRSLHRAHVLAIPFENIDVILGTHPGIALDAIQAKLVGRQRGGYCYEHALLFGAALERLGFDVVRRVARVQPHKAGPRTHALLKVGVDGQEFLADVGFGAGQLHPTPLKDGAVVDQAGWDHRLTLDGDVWTLSKQTADGWVPQHASNDEAVRPIDYEVYHHYVSTHPKSPFTGRPVVMRVADGVVRRLVGNTLTIEYADGHTTERTVPPQDLPDALASLDVHLSDEEIDRLEAVV, from the coding sequence ATGTGGAACATCGAGAGCCTTGATCTGGACGCCTATCTCGCGCGGATCGGGCACGCGCGGGTGGCGCCGTCGGCTGATGCGTTGCGGAGCCTGCACCGGGCGCACGTGCTGGCGATTCCGTTCGAGAACATCGACGTGATCCTCGGGACGCATCCCGGGATCGCGCTCGATGCGATCCAGGCCAAGTTGGTGGGCCGGCAACGCGGCGGGTACTGCTACGAGCACGCTCTGTTGTTCGGCGCCGCGCTCGAACGGCTCGGGTTCGACGTCGTACGGCGGGTTGCACGCGTGCAGCCGCACAAGGCCGGGCCGCGGACGCACGCCCTGCTGAAGGTGGGCGTCGACGGGCAGGAGTTCCTGGCCGACGTCGGTTTCGGGGCAGGCCAGCTGCACCCGACTCCGTTGAAGGACGGCGCCGTGGTGGACCAGGCCGGCTGGGACCATCGACTGACGCTCGACGGTGACGTGTGGACACTGTCGAAGCAGACCGCGGACGGCTGGGTCCCGCAGCATGCGTCGAACGACGAGGCGGTGCGGCCGATCGACTACGAGGTCTACCACCACTACGTTTCGACCCACCCGAAGTCGCCGTTCACCGGTCGCCCGGTAGTGATGCGGGTGGCCGACGGCGTCGTACGACGACTCGTCGGCAACACCCTCACCATCGAGTACGCCGACGGCCACACCACGGAGCGCACCGTCCCGCCGCAGGACCTCCCCGACGCACTCGCATCCCTCGACGTCCACCTCAGCGACGAAGAGATCGACCG
- a CDS encoding VOC family protein, with product MTVKEMRLVVTADDYDEAVAFYRDVVGLPERESYSSADGRVTILEVERATLEIADPAQADFIDRVEVGRRVAGKYRVAFEVEDSAATTQKLADAGATVIAEPTRTPWDSLNARLETPGGIQLTLFTELDLKQA from the coding sequence ATGACGGTCAAGGAGATGCGGTTGGTGGTCACGGCGGACGACTACGACGAGGCGGTCGCGTTCTACCGCGACGTGGTCGGGCTGCCGGAGCGGGAGTCGTACTCGTCGGCGGACGGGCGGGTGACGATCCTCGAGGTCGAGCGAGCCACGCTCGAGATCGCGGATCCCGCGCAGGCGGACTTCATCGACCGGGTCGAGGTCGGCCGCCGGGTCGCCGGGAAGTACCGGGTCGCGTTCGAGGTGGAGGACTCCGCGGCGACCACGCAGAAGCTGGCCGACGCCGGCGCCACGGTGATCGCCGAACCGACCCGTACGCCGTGGGACTCGCTCAACGCCCGGCTCGAAACCCCTGGCGGCATTCAGCTGACGCTCTTCACCGAACTTGACCTGAAGCAGGCTTGA
- a CDS encoding YybH family protein, with amino-acid sequence MNDILYDVLNQWKSAIDDHDPQRAAALFTEDAIFQGLHPYGVGRAAVAEYYESQPIGLSPQYKLLETRRLADDTLLGYLAVDFSFTDRPVVPVNLSVILHRTGDGWLISHYQVSRV; translated from the coding sequence ATGAACGACATCCTGTACGACGTCCTCAACCAGTGGAAGTCGGCCATCGACGACCACGACCCGCAACGCGCCGCAGCCCTGTTCACCGAGGACGCAATCTTCCAAGGCCTGCATCCGTACGGCGTGGGACGCGCGGCCGTCGCCGAGTACTACGAATCACAGCCCATCGGACTGTCGCCGCAGTACAAGCTGCTGGAAACCCGTCGCCTCGCCGACGACACGCTGCTCGGCTACCTCGCCGTCGACTTCAGCTTCACCGACCGCCCGGTCGTGCCCGTCAACCTCAGCGTCATCCTCCACCGCACCGGGGATGGCTGGCTCATCTCGCACTACCAGGTTTCCCGGGTGTAG
- a CDS encoding YbfB/YjiJ family MFS transporter yields the protein MNTWRPAGRATDNKPWRLVGQAAAALAGGMGLGRFAYTPILPLMHAQAGLGPRLGATLATANYAGYLAGAVAAIVAPRLIHSRWTLRVSLLILCATLAAMPLSRSGFLWLSLRLIAGIASALVFVIAVSAVLPRLHSHHVGWTFGGIGAGIALSGAVLAGGNWRTAWWLIALLTVACTIPAWNLTATPVQRSARHGTGSRHFNALLASYTLEGVGYIIAGTFLVAAINETASGAVGNGAWIVVGLAALPSTALWASLSRSWSRSTLLPAALVLQAIGVALPAVIHGVAAALVSAALFGATFLGVANLAIALGAELQVPHAIAILTTGYSLGQIIGPLAVGPLLHHGYHQALLVSAGVVALAATAATLVRHQPKELT from the coding sequence ATGAACACCTGGCGCCCAGCGGGACGCGCCACCGACAACAAGCCTTGGCGGTTGGTGGGGCAAGCGGCGGCAGCATTGGCAGGTGGGATGGGGCTCGGGAGGTTTGCGTACACGCCGATCCTGCCGTTGATGCACGCACAAGCGGGTCTTGGCCCGCGCCTCGGAGCGACGCTCGCAACCGCGAACTACGCCGGCTACCTCGCCGGCGCAGTGGCTGCCATCGTCGCCCCGCGGCTGATCCACTCCCGCTGGACGCTCCGTGTTTCCCTTCTGATTCTGTGCGCCACCCTTGCCGCGATGCCGTTGAGCCGGAGTGGATTCCTCTGGCTCAGCCTGCGGTTGATCGCGGGGATCGCGAGCGCACTGGTGTTCGTGATCGCGGTCAGCGCCGTACTCCCCCGTCTGCACAGCCATCACGTCGGCTGGACCTTCGGCGGCATCGGCGCCGGCATCGCCCTGTCCGGTGCCGTACTTGCCGGCGGCAACTGGCGTACGGCGTGGTGGCTAATTGCCCTGCTCACAGTCGCCTGCACCATCCCTGCCTGGAACCTGACCGCGACACCCGTACAACGATCGGCCCGGCACGGAACAGGTTCGCGACACTTCAACGCGCTTCTCGCCAGCTACACCCTGGAAGGCGTCGGCTACATCATCGCCGGCACGTTCCTCGTTGCCGCCATCAACGAAACGGCTTCCGGTGCCGTCGGCAACGGCGCCTGGATCGTCGTCGGCCTCGCCGCGCTGCCGTCGACCGCACTCTGGGCGTCGTTGAGTCGATCGTGGTCACGATCGACGCTCCTGCCGGCAGCGCTCGTCCTCCAGGCGATCGGCGTCGCATTACCGGCCGTCATCCACGGGGTCGCGGCCGCGCTGGTCTCCGCCGCGCTCTTCGGCGCGACGTTCCTCGGCGTCGCCAACCTCGCGATCGCACTCGGCGCCGAACTCCAGGTGCCGCACGCGATCGCTATCCTCACCACCGGCTACAGCCTCGGCCAGATCATCGGGCCGTTGGCCGTCGGTCCCCTGCTCCACCACGGATACCACCAGGCGCTCCTGGTCAGCGCGGGAGTCGTGGCCCTCGCCGCGACCGCCGCGACCCTGGTCCGCCATCAACCGAAGGAACTCACATGA